The Streptomyces sp. NBC_00483 genome contains the following window.
TACATGAGGAGCTCGCCGAGAGCCCGCATGATGCAGAAGATGACCACGCCGGCGACCGCGTACGCCAGGATCAGGCTGGGCCCCGCCTTGGAGATGCCCTTGCCCGCACCGAGAAAGAGGCCGGTCCCGATGGCGCCGCCGATGGCGATCATCTGGATCTGCCGGGCCCCGAGTCCCCGCTTGTAACCCTCGTCGGTCTCGCCCTGCGCGGCCTCATTGCCGTCGTGCTGCTCGTCGACCTGCACTGAGGTCATGATGTGCGCCTTTCTCCATGCCGATCCGTGCCGTACTCGGCTCGGATCGACTGTGACGATCCTTTGGGGTCTGGGCCCCTGGATGGATGGAGCTTGTGCCTACCGGCGGTCGGCCGGTCGGGGCGCCCTCTGACTGGACAGGGGTGGCGTCCGTCAGGTGGTCGTGAAGATTTATCACGGCGTTCATCGGGGTCGGCCGAGACGCGTGTGGCGTACGCCACCAGCAAAAGGGGACAAAACAAATCACCGCGCCGCAATGTGGGTGGGTGCGGTGACGGGATCGTTATACGGATTTGAGGGCCCGCTGAGCGAACAGGCCAACCTGACCGACGGTCAGGCCGTCAGGGTCTCGACGAGGGTCTCCTGCAGCCCGCCGAGCCACAGATATGCCATCACCATCGGCTTGCGTGCGTCGTCGTCAGGGAGCCGGTAGAGGAGGTCCGTGTCCTCCTCGTCGGTGATGTCGAGGCGGGTGCCGATCGCGAGGCGCAGATCGTTGAGCGCGCGCATCCACTGGATGGACTCGCTCTGGGACAGCTTGAGGACCGCTCCCCCGTCGCCCGCCGGGCTCAACGTGTCCAGCGTGCGGATCACCGCGAGGGCGTCCTCGCGCTTGCCGGCCCGCAGATCGTTCTCGGTGAAGCGGCGGAACTCCGAGGAGTGGGCGCGCAGCTCCTCGGCGTCCTCGACGCTCTCACCCTCGCCGCCCGGACCGCCGTACGCGTCGGGGAAGAGGCGGCGCAGCACCGCGTCGGAGGGCGGTTCGCTCGGACCCTCGGCGAAGAGCTCCGCGAGCGGGTCGTCGCTCACCTCACCGCCGGGCCCTGGCCCGATCAGCTCCAGGAGCTGGACCGCCAGCGAGCGGATGATGGAGATCTCGACGTCGTCGAGGGCGACGGCCGCGCCGCCACCGGGGATCGGTTCGAAATGTCCTGGCATCGGGATGCTGCTACTTCCGATCCTGTTGAAGCGTGGCCCACAGGCCGTATCCGTGCATCGCCTGCACGTCGCGTTCCATCTCTTCGCGGGAGCCGCTGGAGACGACGGCCCGACCCTTCTGGTGCACGTCCATCATGAGCTTGGTGGCCTTGTCCTTGGAGTACCCGAAGTACGTCTGGAAGACGTACGTCACGTAACTCATGAGGTTCACCGGATCGTTGTGGACGAGCGTGATCCAAGGGGTGTCCGGCTCGGGGACGACGGACGCGTCCTCCGTCGTCTCGGGCCTTTCGATCTCAAGGGGTGCTGGAGCCGTCACAGGGCCCATGCTGCCACCACCACCCGCCCCACGCACAAACGGACGCAGAAATCGTCACCCTGACGCTAATCGGGGGTAGCATCAATCCTATGAACACAGCGGACCTGGGCCTGCCGGTGGACGTTCCGTCGACGGCGCTCTTCACCGACCACTATGAGCTGACGATGCTGCAGGCGGCCCTGCGCGGGGGCACCGCCGACCGGCACTCGGTCTTCGAGGTCTTCACCCGGCGACTGCCCGAGGGGCGCCGCTACGGCGTCGTCGCGGGCACCGGGCGCGTCCTGGACGCCGTCGAGAACTTCCGCTTCGACGCGGCCGTGCTCGACTTCCTCCGCGAGCGCGACGTCGTCGACGAGCCGACGCTCCAGTGGCTCGCGGACTACCGCTTCTCCGGCGACATCTGGGGCTACCCCGAGGGCGAGGTCTACTTCCCCGGCTCCCCCGTGCTGCGCGTCGAGGGCTCCTTCGCC
Protein-coding sequences here:
- a CDS encoding DUF2017 domain-containing protein; the encoded protein is MPGHFEPIPGGGAAVALDDVEISIIRSLAVQLLELIGPGPGGEVSDDPLAELFAEGPSEPPSDAVLRRLFPDAYGGPGGEGESVEDAEELRAHSSEFRRFTENDLRAGKREDALAVIRTLDTLSPAGDGGAVLKLSQSESIQWMRALNDLRLAIGTRLDITDEEDTDLLYRLPDDDARKPMVMAYLWLGGLQETLVETLTA
- the clpS gene encoding ATP-dependent Clp protease adapter ClpS gives rise to the protein MGPVTAPAPLEIERPETTEDASVVPEPDTPWITLVHNDPVNLMSYVTYVFQTYFGYSKDKATKLMMDVHQKGRAVVSSGSREEMERDVQAMHGYGLWATLQQDRK